From Micromonospora echinospora:
CCTCCGTCCGGATCCGCCGCAGGCACCGTCACCCGGAGCAGGAAACCACGCCCGTCGTCCGGCCGCGCCACCGTCACCGTCGCGTCCAGCCGCCCGGCCCGCTCGCGCAGCCCGGCCAGCCCGTGCCCGGCCGTGCCCCGCGGGTCCGCCGGCCCTCGGCCGTCGTCGCGTACCTCCACCGCCGACGGTTCCACCCGGATGACGCAGCGCCGCGCGCCGCTGTGCCGCACCACGTTGGTCACCCCCTCACGGACCGCCCAGCCGAACAGCTCGTCGCGGTCCACCGGCAGCGGCGGCACGGACTCCGGCAGCTCCGCGACGACGCCCGCGGCAGCCAGCGCCGACCGGGCGCCGGCCAGTTCGGAGGCCAGATCCACCCCGCGATACGCCCCGACGGTGCCCCGCACGTCGGCCAGCGCCTCCCGGGCCAGCCGCTCGATGTCGGCGATCTCGGTGGCGGCCCGGGCCGGGTCCAGCGGCAGCAGCCGGCCGGCCAGTTCCGCCTTGACCGCCACCACAGTGAGCGAGTGCCCGAGGATGTCGTGCAGGTCCCGGGCGGCGCGGACGCGTTCCTCGGCCACCGCCAGCCGGCGGATCTCCTGCTGCGCGGCCTGGAGTTCGCCGTTGCGCTGGGCCAGCCGGCTCACCCCGAACATGGCGAACGAGGCGAGCAGCACGGCGAAGACCAGCGTGCTCTCGTGCTCCCAGCCGGGCACCAGACGTGCGGTCACCGGCGGCGTCGCCGCGGCGAGCACCACCACGACCAGCGCTTCCGCTGACGGCAGCAGGAACACTGCGGCGGCGGCCACGAACACCAGTGTGGTCAGCCAGTCGCCGCCGGTGCCCGGGATCCCGGCCAGGCCGAGCGCGAGAAGCACGGCGATCAGCAGCCGGGCCCGGCCGGGCGGCACCGGCAGGTTGCGCTGCCGGCGGGCCCGGGCCCACTGGAAGATCAGCACGTACGCCACGGCGAACGCGACGAGCGAGCCGATCCCGACCAGCAGCCGCCACATCTGCGGCTGGTGCAGTGCGGTGGTGAACGGGATGTTGAGGAAGAACAGCCAGACCGCCGCCAGCAGCCAGCCGGTGAACCGCCAGTGGCGGTTCGCCGGCCGGACCGGGCCGGCTGGTGGCGTCACGCCGATCACGCTAGACCTCGCTCAGACCCGTGTGGTGTCGCGGCGGAACAGGCGGGCCGCGCCGAGTACGAAGAACACGGTCCAGGCGGTCACGTTCGCCACCGCCGCCCAGTCCACCCCGGTGCCGGTCAGTGGCGCGCGTGCGAGCTGACCGACCCCGTACACCGGGGTGAACTTGGCGATCTGCTGCATCGCGCCGGGCAGCAGCTCCAGCGGGACGAACAGGCCGCCCAGCATGGCCAGGATGGCCAGCGCCGGGCCCATGAACTGCATGACGTTCTCGGCCGGGGCGAGGTAGCCGACGAACAGCCCGAACGCGGCGAACACGAGCGCACCGATCCAGGCGGTCAGCCCGGACTCGACCCAGACGTGGGCCGGCAGCCGCACCCCGGAGGCGGCGCCGACGGCGAACTCCACGAGTACGCCGAGCAGGCCGAGCACCATCGCGGTGGCCACTTTCGTCGCCACGTACGCGGCGGGGCGCAGCGGGGTGAGCCGCAGTTGCCGGCTCCAGCCGAGCGCGCGTTCGGTGGCGACAGCCGCGCCGGCGCTCGTGGTGGCCACCATCGCCGCGTACACGGCCAGGCTGATCATGATCCAGCCGGTGACCGGCAGCCCGTTGTCGAGCTTCTCGCCGCGCGTGGGCAGCCCGAACAGCAGGAAGAACACGGCCGGCATGACCAGGATGAACAGCAGCGTACGGCGGTTGCGCAGCACCCGGCGGATCTCGATGGCGAGCACCGGCGCGCAGAACCCGCCGAGCGCGGGCG
This genomic window contains:
- a CDS encoding ABC transporter permease, with the protein product MTATTSSTTGARAADRRPPALGGFCAPVLAIEIRRVLRNRRTLLFILVMPAVFFLLFGLPTRGEKLDNGLPVTGWIMISLAVYAAMVATTSAGAAVATERALGWSRQLRLTPLRPAAYVATKVATAMVLGLLGVLVEFAVGAASGVRLPAHVWVESGLTAWIGALVFAAFGLFVGYLAPAENVMQFMGPALAILAMLGGLFVPLELLPGAMQQIAKFTPVYGVGQLARAPLTGTGVDWAAVANVTAWTVFFVLGAARLFRRDTTRV
- a CDS encoding sensor histidine kinase: MTPPAGPVRPANRHWRFTGWLLAAVWLFFLNIPFTTALHQPQMWRLLVGIGSLVAFAVAYVLIFQWARARRQRNLPVPPGRARLLIAVLLALGLAGIPGTGGDWLTTLVFVAAAAVFLLPSAEALVVVVLAAATPPVTARLVPGWEHESTLVFAVLLASFAMFGVSRLAQRNGELQAAQQEIRRLAVAEERVRAARDLHDILGHSLTVVAVKAELAGRLLPLDPARAATEIADIERLAREALADVRGTVGAYRGVDLASELAGARSALAAAGVVAELPESVPPLPVDRDELFGWAVREGVTNVVRHSGARRCVIRVEPSAVEVRDDGRGPADPRGTAGHGLAGLRERAGRLDATVTVARPDDGRGFLLRVTVPAADPDGGTHP